The genomic region CGCCGCCCGGCTGGGCACGAGGATCGCTAAGGGGCCGTCACCCGAGCGTCACCACCACCGTCACCGCGCCCGGAGGCGGCCCGGACTGTCGGGAACTGAGCACCGACACAGCGATCCGCCGTCCCCGGCCTGGTGTCCTGCCCTCAGCCGGCTGCCCTCGGCCCAACGGGCGGCGGAGGCGCGAGGCGTGCCCTCTGGGGAGCGCTATACCTCACAGTCATATTCACACCTGAGAGTCATGGCGCTCATCGACGTAACGGCCCCGGGTTGCCCGTCACTCGTCGTGAGGTGTCGGCCCCCTACCGCTGAGGGCGCGACCGGGAAGCGGTCAGGAGGGCGCGGCCTCGTCGAGGGTGACGCGCAGCGGGTGCGGGGCGTTGGTGGCGAGGTCGTCGAGCACGGTGAGCAGCAGGGCGTGCTGATCGGTCGGCTCGTCGACGAGCAGTTGCCCCGCGTCGGTGATCAATAGTGTGAGCGGGCCGGCGTCGAGCCGGTCGGCGAGCACGTCGGAGAGGGCATCCCAGGTGTCCCCCAGGTACGTCGGCAGGGCCAGCGCGGTGGCGAGCGCGGCGAACAGGCCGACCCTGGTCCGGGTCGCCGCCCCGACCAGCACCACCGCGTCGGACACGTCAGGGGTGTCGTCGCGGCGCACGGTCAGCCAGTCGGGTGTCCGACCCACGTTCTCATCGACCATCGTGTACCTCCTGATCAGGCCGGGCGGCATCGGACCGGGGGACGTCCGACCGGGGCTACGACGCGGGCCGGCCGACCGCTGCCGGCCGGCCCGGGTCGGTCAGAGCCGGTAGAAGTCGGTGTAGTGGTTGGGCGAGAACCAGGTGGCCCCGGTGCTGCGGTTCACCACGATCCGGTACGCGTCGCGGGCGGCGCCCTGGGTACGCGGATACACGTCGTACTCGTAGTAGGTGGCGTTGGTGGGCAGTTGACCCTCGTAGTTGTAGAACCGGCCGCCGGCGAAGTTGGACAGCCCGCCGCTCCACGAGTACCAGCCGCGGCTGGTCGGGAAGCCCTTGGCGGACCAGCCGGAGCGGGCGGTACGCGCGTCCGCGCAGCGGCTGACGGTGCAGGAGCCGTAGACGGCCGCCGAGGCGGAGTCGGTCAGGCGAGGGGCCACCACGGACGGGCCGACAAGCGCGGCGGCGACCATGGTGAGGAGCAGGGCGAGGGTGGTGGTACGCCGGCGGATCGCGCCGAGCGTGGCCAGCGGGGACACGAGGGTGGACACAGGCTGCCTCCAGACCATCCGATCCATCGATCCGCTTCGTTTGCGGATCGGAGTCAGTCTCGCTGTTGCCGGCCGTCGGCGACAGCCCACGCCACCCCAACTGCTCCACAATGCTCGGTGAACCCCGGACGGTCGGCACCACACCGAGCGGGGGCAGCGCGAGCGTCCCGACGCCGGCCCCACCTGGGGCCATCGGCGCGGCTACCGGCATATCGGTCATCGGTTGTTAGCGTGACATGCGGATCGGTGACCGTGGAGGGGTGCCATGACGGACGCTCCCGAGGAGAGGCCGAGGCCCGCGGACCTGTGGCGTCGGCGGGGCATCCGTGGGCTTACCATCGCCCGGGACGTGAGTCTCCGGGGTTGGCGGTGGTGGGCCCGGACGTGGGATCGGCTGGTGGCCGCGCTCCAGGACGAGGCGCCCGTCGGGTCCGGCGCCGGCCCGTCCCCACCGGGTCCGCTCATCGAACAGCGCGACGCGCCCCGGCTGATCGCGGTCCCCGCCCGGGGGTACGTGTACGCGTTCTACGTCCGCGCCACGTTCGCCTGGTCGTCACAGGCGAGCCTGCGCGCCGAGGTGTTGAGCTGGTACGTGCAGTACTTCCAGCCGAACGCGATCCAACGGCTGACCCGGCTCGCCGCCGACGCCGCCCGGGACCTGCCGCCGCATCGGGCAGGTGATCTGGAGGTGGTGTTGCAACGGGCGCTCGCCGACGAGCCCGAGTGGCGCTACCAGCGCGGCGACGTCCTCATCACGTGCCGGCCCGACGCCGCCGTCCGGCTCGACGAGCGGATCATGCCGGCGCTCCAGCCGCACGTGGACCGGATGGTGAAGCTGGAGTACCAGTTCGACGAGCAGTTGCGCAGGGCGACGTACGCCGAGGAGTTGAGCCGACGGTGGACGGCGATCCTGGGCGACCACCTCGACGCGGACGCCGACCAGGAGGTGGCGGACGCCCGTCAGCACCTGCTCGACGCCCAGAGGAAGGCCGCGCGGTGGATCGGCGAACTCCTTCACCTCCGCGCTACCAAATCTTGATCAGTTCGGCACGGGCCTTCATGCCGGTTGTTCCTGATCCGCGCGTTCTGCCATGATCGCCAACGCTGGCCGGGCTGGCTAGCATCCTCCCGTCCTTCCGCTCGGGAAGGCACGGGGGAGGACCGTACGCCATGGAACTGGAACGCAACTGGAAGCCGTACGCCAAGGGCCCGGCGCTGCTCGTGCTGGCGGTGGTCCTGGTGTTCTCGCCGGAGATCCTGTCGGCGACGGGCCGGGAGTTCACGTTCGGCAACTGGGTCGGCTACGTGATGGCGCTGCTCGCCCTGATCGGCGGCCTGGGCGCGGTGCGGGAGAGCCGCCAGGCGTTCGCCGTCCGGATCGGTGCGCAGGGAATCAGCTGGACCAGGGGCGAGGCGACAGTGGACTTCGCCTGGTCGGATGTGAGCCGGGTCGCGGTCGAGAAGAAGCCCAACGCCGGCAAGTTGGAGAAGCCGAGCATCCTGACCGTCTGGGTCGCCGACCAGACCGAGCGGGCGCTGTCGCCAGACGTCGAGCTGACCGGCCTGCGTGGCTACCACGTCGCCGACCTGAAGAGCACCAAGCAGTCGCGCGACCAGGTCGAGGCGGCCCTGCGCCAGTACGGCGGAGACCGCTACCCCGCACCGGCCAACTGACCCGTCGCCCCTCGGAGCCCACCATGTCGACGATTCCCACGCCCGGAGCCGTGCCGCCCCCGGCCCTCCGCCCGCCCGCCGACGGGGAGTGCCAGTTCTGCGGCAGCCATCCCGCCGCCCACGTGTCCTTCCAGTCGATGACAAGCATCGTGATCCTGTACGTCGTCTCCGCACAACGCGGCTGGATGTGCCGCAACTGCGGCCTCTCGCTGTACCGCCACCACGCGAACAAGACCATGCTCGCCGCGTGGTGGGGAGTCGGCGTCATCGGCATTCCGATCTTTCTCGGCGTCGACCGCTTCCGGTTGCGTCGCATCCTGCGGCTCGCCCCACCCCAGCCCACACCTGGCGTCGCGGCATCGTTGCCGGCGCCCCTGGACCCCGGCAAACCGCTGATCCAACGCCCGGGTGCCATCCTGAGCATCGTCCTGGTGACAGCGCTCGTCCTGGTGATCGGCTGCGGCGCCCTGGCCTTCGGCATCGACAGCTAGCCCACTCACCGCCCATGATCACTTGATGCCCTGATCCTGCGTGATACGGCCCGTCGGGTCCCTGGAAAGAGCATGAATGAAGAACGACTCTCGGCGGACGGGATGAGATCGTGGCTGCGCGGCGACTGTCACGCCGCCCCGCACGGGCAGCCCCGCCGCAAGAGGCGCTGTCCGGTCGGGCCGCGGTTCACGGCTGGAGGGCAGATCACCATGGCGCACATCGATCTCGGGATCGACGAGAAGGAGTTTCCCGGCGTCACCGGCCCGATGCGGTACCGCCCGGAGACGGCGAAGCCGCTCAACGAGTTGGCCGAGGTGCTGCTGCGGGCCCCGCACTCGCTCCCGGCCGGCGAGCGTGAGCTGATCGCCGCGTACGTCTCCGGGCGCAACGAGTGCACCTTCTGCTGCGCGTCGCACTCGGCGTTCGCCGCCGCGCAGCTCGACGAGGGCATGAGCCTCGTCGACCAGGTACGCGCGGATCTCGACAGCGCCCCGATCTCGGCCAAGCTGCGGGCGCTGCTGCGGATCGCCGGCGCGGTGCAGATCAGCGGCCGCGCCGTCACCACCGATCTGGTGGCCGACGCCCGCGCCGAGGGCGCCACCGACCTGGAGATCCACGACACCGTGCTGATCGCCGCCGCGTTCTGCATGTTCAACAGGTACGTCGACGGGCTGGGCACCTTCGCGCCCGAGGGCCAGGAGGCGTACGCCGGGATGGCGCACCGGATCGTCGACTTCGGCTACGGGTCGGCGGCCAACACTCCGGCAGTCTGAGCACAACCACGGGTGACCGCACCCCGATCCCCCTGCGATTGTCGACTGGCACGCCTGATGAAGCCCGTCGGCCGTGCGGTTGGAGGGATCGATGGACAGTCCCCGCTTCCTGCTCGACGCCGCCCAGCGGCTCCGAGCCGACATGGTCGACCGGCTGAGCACGCTCGTCTCCCGCGAGTCGGCGCCGGGTTCGCTGCCCCAGCTCGAATCCTGCGCCGACCTGCTCGCCGCCTGGGGGCAGGACGTGCTCGGCCGGCCCGCCCACCGGGTCGTGATCGACGGTCTGCCGCACCTGCTGTGGCCGGCCGTACACCAGCGTGTGCTGCTGCTCGGCCACTTCGACACCGTCTTCCCGGTGGGCACCATCGTGTCCCGACCGTTCACCGTGCGCGGGGACGTGGCGACCGGGCCCGGCGTGTGCGACATGAAGGCCGGCATCGTGCAGATGTTCACGGCCCTGAGCCTGCTCGAGGACACCTCGACGGTCGGCGTGCTGCTCACCTGCGACGAGGAGACCGGGTCCGGCACGTCGCGGCACCTGATCGAACGTGAGGCGCGGCGCTCGGGCGCGGTTCTGGTCTGCGAGGCGGCCACCCCGGACGGGCAGTTGAAGGTGGCCCGCAAGGGTGGCTCGGTCTACCGCGTCACCGTGTCGGGTCGGGCGGCCCACGCGGGCGTCGAGCCACAGCGCGGGGTCAACGCCACTGTCGAGGTGGCCCACCAGGTTCTCACGCTGGGCAGGATCGGCGCGGCCGACAGCGACGGCACCTCGGTCACGCCGACCCTGCTGTCCGCGGGCACCACGACGAACACGGTGCCCGAGCGCGCCAGCCTGGCCGTCGACGTCCGGGCCTGGACGAGGGACGAGCTCGAACGCGTCGACCACGCCATCCGTGGGCTCGTCCCGTTCCTGCCCGAGGCGACGCTCGCCGTGCAGGGTGGCATCAACCGCTACCCGATGTCCGCGGAGCTGGCGCGGCCACTGCTGCAGGTGGCCCAGTCGATCGGCCGTCGGCTGCGCATTCCACGCCTGACCGGCGCGTACGCCGCAGGCGCGTCCGACGGCAACTTCACCGCCGCGCTGGGCGTGCCGACGCTTGACGGCCTGGGCGCGGTGGGCGGCGGAGCGCACGCCGCCGACGAGTACGTCTGCCTCGACCGGATGCCCGAACGGACGGCGCTGCTGGCCGGTCTCGTCGATGCGCTGTCCACGATGGAGCGTTTCGGACCGCGACCCGCCGACGACATCCCGTAACGTGCTCGGTGCCGGAAGACGACCGGCAGCGAGGACGCGACATGACGACGGGACAGCATTCGGGCCCACCTCCGCTCGGCGTCGAGGAGGAGTTCCTCGTCGTCGACGCCGAGCGGGGCGAGGTCGTACCGCTGGCGGCCACGGTCGTCGACGGCGCGCGACCGACGCTCGGCCCTCGGGTGGGCGGCGAGATCACCACCCTGCAGATCGAGACGCGCACCGACCCGTTCCAGAGCGTCGACGACCTCGCCGCCCAGCTCGTCGAGGGCCGGGCCGCCATTCAGGCCGCCGCCCGCTCGGCGGGCCTGCGGGTGATCGCCAGCGGCTCGCCGGTGCTGGGCCGTGCCGTGCCGCCGCCCCTCACCCAGGGGCCACGGCAGGATCGGGGCATCGCGACCTTCCGGGGGCTGCACGACGAGCTGGCGATCTGCGCCGTCCACGTCCACGTGGAGCAGCCCGACCGGGACCGGGCCGTGCTGATCGGCAACCACCTGCGCGCGCACCTGCCGGTGCTCCTCGCCCTGACCGCCAACTCGCCCTACTGGGCGGAGCGCGACACCGGCTACGCGAGTTGGCGCAGCGTCACCTGGGGCCGCTGGCCGGTGGCCGGCCCACCGCCGTACCTGACGTCCGCCCGGCAGTACGACGACCACGTGGACATGCTGCTCGACGCGGGCGCAATCGTCGACCACGGCACGATCTTCTGGGATCTCCGCCTGTCCACACACCACCCCACGCTCGAGGTGCGGGTCGCCGACGTCCCCGTCACCGCCGCCGAGTCCGCAGCACTCGCCGCCCTGGTGCGGGCCCTGGTGGTCGTCGCCGGGGAGGCCGTCGACCGGGGCGACGAGGGACCGCGGCTGGTCCCCGAGCTGCTGC from Micromonospora lupini harbors:
- a CDS encoding carboxymuconolactone decarboxylase family protein, translated to MAHIDLGIDEKEFPGVTGPMRYRPETAKPLNELAEVLLRAPHSLPAGERELIAAYVSGRNECTFCCASHSAFAAAQLDEGMSLVDQVRADLDSAPISAKLRALLRIAGAVQISGRAVTTDLVADARAEGATDLEIHDTVLIAAAFCMFNRYVDGLGTFAPEGQEAYAGMAHRIVDFGYGSAANTPAV
- a CDS encoding barstar family protein → MVDENVGRTPDWLTVRRDDTPDVSDAVVLVGAATRTRVGLFAALATALALPTYLGDTWDALSDVLADRLDAGPLTLLITDAGQLLVDEPTDQHALLLTVLDDLATNAPHPLRVTLDEAAPS
- a CDS encoding ribonuclease domain-containing protein, giving the protein MVAAALVGPSVVAPRLTDSASAAVYGSCTVSRCADARTARSGWSAKGFPTSRGWYSWSGGLSNFAGGRFYNYEGQLPTNATYYEYDVYPRTQGAARDAYRIVVNRSTGATWFSPNHYTDFYRL
- a CDS encoding carboxylate-amine ligase, coding for MTTGQHSGPPPLGVEEEFLVVDAERGEVVPLAATVVDGARPTLGPRVGGEITTLQIETRTDPFQSVDDLAAQLVEGRAAIQAAARSAGLRVIASGSPVLGRAVPPPLTQGPRQDRGIATFRGLHDELAICAVHVHVEQPDRDRAVLIGNHLRAHLPVLLALTANSPYWAERDTGYASWRSVTWGRWPVAGPPPYLTSARQYDDHVDMLLDAGAIVDHGTIFWDLRLSTHHPTLEVRVADVPVTAAESAALAALVRALVVVAGEAVDRGDEGPRLVPELLRLAYWRAARDGMGGHGVDVATGRLLPAATLAERLVERARPALDAAGDRERVDGWLTWLAADGDGATRQRAAHAVRGRLTDVVDEIVSRTAPEEGTSA
- a CDS encoding M20/M25/M40 family metallo-hydrolase, whose product is MDSPRFLLDAAQRLRADMVDRLSTLVSRESAPGSLPQLESCADLLAAWGQDVLGRPAHRVVIDGLPHLLWPAVHQRVLLLGHFDTVFPVGTIVSRPFTVRGDVATGPGVCDMKAGIVQMFTALSLLEDTSTVGVLLTCDEETGSGTSRHLIEREARRSGAVLVCEAATPDGQLKVARKGGSVYRVTVSGRAAHAGVEPQRGVNATVEVAHQVLTLGRIGAADSDGTSVTPTLLSAGTTTNTVPERASLAVDVRAWTRDELERVDHAIRGLVPFLPEATLAVQGGINRYPMSAELARPLLQVAQSIGRRLRIPRLTGAYAAGASDGNFTAALGVPTLDGLGAVGGGAHAADEYVCLDRMPERTALLAGLVDALSTMERFGPRPADDIP